Proteins found in one Subtercola endophyticus genomic segment:
- a CDS encoding DUF1684 domain-containing protein — MSSVSLAPDAQLSAFREARRRFVTAPQGPLALVNTEWITGAPNDGQTAFGVPGVWFPLEKGESGLRLRAAASDGIVVDGVLVDGEVVVRGADESRASTVRFSDTVTGTVIASEDGEYALRVWDSASEANAAFGRVDAFEFDPSWVIEASFRPIEGGSTIGIAHLKDGGATRERVVPAEITFSRDGVSYSLAAFQDDGGLLLVFSDATSGDSTYGVGRFLRVAAPAAGATPATLAAPDARAGALAAPATSAALDAGAGTPAALAAGAGTLAPLATPAAVDAPAAGTVTLDFNRAYLPPCAFSYHFNCPMPPAQNRLTVPITAGEKNVLARDGSLLHG; from the coding sequence ATGTCTTCCGTTTCGCTTGCTCCCGATGCCCAGCTCAGTGCTTTTCGCGAGGCTCGTCGTCGCTTCGTCACCGCACCGCAGGGCCCCTTGGCGCTGGTGAACACCGAGTGGATCACTGGCGCACCCAACGATGGCCAGACCGCGTTCGGGGTGCCGGGAGTGTGGTTTCCGCTCGAAAAAGGTGAGAGCGGGTTGCGACTGAGGGCGGCAGCGAGCGACGGCATCGTGGTGGATGGGGTGCTTGTCGACGGCGAGGTGGTGGTTCGTGGCGCCGACGAGAGCCGGGCATCCACTGTTCGGTTCAGCGACACCGTCACGGGCACCGTTATCGCGAGCGAAGACGGTGAGTACGCCCTGCGGGTGTGGGATTCTGCCTCAGAGGCCAACGCGGCGTTCGGGCGCGTCGATGCGTTCGAGTTCGACCCCTCGTGGGTGATCGAGGCGTCGTTCCGGCCCATTGAGGGCGGATCGACCATCGGCATCGCCCACCTGAAAGACGGCGGTGCGACCCGCGAGCGCGTGGTTCCGGCCGAGATCACGTTCAGCCGAGACGGCGTCTCGTACAGCCTGGCGGCCTTCCAAGACGATGGTGGGTTGCTGCTCGTCTTCTCCGACGCCACTAGCGGCGACTCCACCTACGGCGTCGGCCGCTTCCTGCGCGTCGCAGCCCCCGCGGCGGGTGCGACGCCCGCCACTCTTGCGGCACCGGATGCCCGTGCGGGCGCCCTCGCGGCGCCGGCCACCTCTGCGGCGCTGGATGCTGGTGCGGGCACTCCCGCGGCGCTGGCTGCTGGTGCGGGCACTCTCGCGCCGCTGGCCACCCCGGCCGCAGTGGATGCCCCCGCCGCCGGCACCGTCACCCTCGACTTCAACCGCGCCTACCTTCCGCCCTGCGCGTTCTCGTATCACTTCAACTGCCCCATGCCGCCGGCGCAGAACCGCCTCACCGTTCCCATCACGGCCGGCGAGAAGAACGTGCTCGCCCGCGACGGCTCCCTGCTGCACGGCTGA
- a CDS encoding YciI family protein has protein sequence MQYSLLVISREATVEEIGEEAMEWGRAAFDAYAKSLDAAGVLVSADILQPVALSTTVSVRDGKIQVQDGPFADTKERLNGTFVVEVPDLDEALRWAAACPGATYGAVEVRPSAIVFRDGAWHPVG, from the coding sequence ATGCAGTACTCACTTCTTGTCATCAGCCGCGAGGCCACCGTCGAAGAGATCGGCGAAGAGGCCATGGAATGGGGCCGCGCCGCGTTCGACGCCTACGCGAAGTCGCTCGATGCCGCCGGCGTGCTGGTCTCGGCCGACATTCTGCAGCCCGTCGCCCTCTCGACCACGGTGTCGGTGCGCGACGGAAAGATTCAGGTTCAAGACGGTCCGTTTGCCGACACCAAAGAACGGCTGAACGGCACGTTCGTCGTCGAGGTGCCCGATCTCGACGAGGCTCTTCGGTGGGCTGCCGCGTGCCCCGGGGCGACGTATGGTGCGGTCGAGGTGCGGCCGTCGGCCATCGTCTTTCGTGACGGCGCGTGGCACCCCGTCGGCTGA
- a CDS encoding RNA polymerase sigma factor, whose translation MAPRRLRAIGAPAEAAAADEAAGEAGGALAASEVSPGDSTTAATAATAEVVTPRAATSDPAPGAAATDLATIERVARRSYGRLVALLSSPNRDIAAAEDALSDAFEAALSTWPERGVPDNPEGWLLTVARNRLRDLWKSAAWRTSQASDALANRAASTGRSGVDAGDSTTVDTDDNATHAATHAGSTNPSSTDELERYLDGAAIPDKRLELLFVCAHPAIDPRARTPLMLQTVLGFDAAQIAAAFAVSESSMAQRLVRAKRRIRDARIPFVVPPADQLGERLPAVLEAIYGAYAIDWQSASALSEPGSLAGEALYLSSVLAELLPDEPEVLGLEALLALSGARAAARISSNGDPVPLDEQDTALWDAALIARGERLLRRAHRLGRVGRFQIEAAIQSVHDDRARSATVDTAALVTLHRALSALSPTLGARVALAATIGEAETPHAGLHELDLIEGAEAFQPAWATRAHLLARAGRWTDARLAYAEAIRLTPSPGIRRALQAAADDLPARE comes from the coding sequence GTGGCACCCCGTCGGCTGAGGGCGATCGGCGCGCCCGCCGAGGCGGCGGCGGCCGACGAGGCGGCGGGTGAGGCGGGAGGCGCTCTGGCCGCGAGCGAGGTGTCGCCAGGTGACAGCACTACCGCGGCGACGGCCGCGACGGCCGAGGTAGTGACCCCCAGGGCGGCGACATCCGATCCAGCGCCGGGCGCAGCGGCGACCGACCTCGCGACGATCGAGCGCGTCGCGCGGCGGTCGTACGGGCGGCTGGTGGCGCTGCTGTCCTCCCCGAACCGTGACATCGCGGCCGCTGAGGATGCCCTGAGCGACGCCTTCGAGGCAGCGCTCAGCACGTGGCCCGAGCGCGGTGTTCCCGACAACCCGGAAGGATGGCTGCTCACCGTGGCACGAAATCGGCTGCGTGACCTCTGGAAGTCGGCGGCGTGGCGCACGTCACAGGCCAGCGACGCCCTCGCCAACCGGGCCGCGTCGACCGGCCGCTCGGGCGTCGACGCCGGTGATTCGACGACCGTCGACACCGATGACAACGCCACCCACGCCGCCACCCACGCCGGCAGCACCAACCCCAGTAGCACCGACGAGCTCGAGCGCTACCTCGACGGAGCCGCCATCCCCGACAAGCGCCTCGAGCTGCTGTTCGTCTGCGCGCATCCCGCCATCGACCCCCGCGCCCGCACTCCGCTGATGCTGCAGACCGTGCTCGGTTTCGACGCGGCTCAGATCGCGGCGGCGTTCGCCGTTTCGGAGTCGAGCATGGCCCAGCGCCTGGTTCGCGCGAAGCGGCGCATCCGCGACGCACGCATTCCGTTCGTGGTGCCGCCCGCCGACCAGCTCGGCGAACGACTGCCGGCAGTGCTCGAGGCGATCTACGGTGCCTATGCCATCGACTGGCAGAGTGCATCCGCTCTCTCCGAACCCGGTTCGCTCGCCGGCGAGGCCCTTTATCTCTCGAGCGTGCTGGCCGAACTCCTGCCCGACGAGCCCGAAGTGCTCGGCCTCGAGGCGCTTCTCGCCCTGTCGGGCGCCCGAGCCGCGGCGCGCATCTCGTCGAACGGCGACCCGGTGCCGCTCGACGAGCAAGACACCGCGCTCTGGGATGCAGCACTCATCGCCCGGGGCGAGCGGCTGCTGCGCCGGGCCCATCGCCTCGGCCGTGTCGGTCGCTTTCAGATCGAGGCGGCCATCCAATCGGTGCACGATGACCGCGCCCGCTCGGCAACGGTCGACACGGCAGCGCTCGTGACGCTGCACCGGGCCCTTTCCGCGCTCTCGCCGACGCTCGGTGCCCGCGTCGCTCTCGCTGCCACCATCGGTGAAGCCGAGACCCCGCATGCCGGGCTGCACGAACTCGACCTCATCGAGGGCGCCGAAGCCTTTCAGCCCGCGTGGGCCACCCGCGCGCACCTGCTGGCCCGGGCCGGGCGGTGGACGGATGCCCGGCTCGCCTACGCCGAAGCAATACGTTTGACGCCCTCCCCGGGCAT